The Mercenaria mercenaria strain notata chromosome 6, MADL_Memer_1, whole genome shotgun sequence genome contains the following window.
tcgaagaaggaggggttgtattgttttgcagatgtcggtcggtctgtcgtctcaagaatgcttgggcctatgatcatcaAAGATGTTaggaagattggtcatgaccaacagatgtcacctattgattttgaggtcagtagatcaaagttaaaggtcacagtgacttgtaacagttaatggtttccggatgacaactcaagaacgcttgggcctaggattgtgaaagttgataaggaggttagtCATCAccagtagacgacccctattgattttgagatcagtaggtcaaaggccaaagtcacagtgaccaggaacagtaaaacggtttctggacgataactcaagaacgcttgggcctagaatcaggaaaattgatggggaggttggtcatgaccagcagatgaccccgatTGTATTTGAGGTCATTAAGTCGAAGTtgaaggtcacattggccaggaacaataaaacagtttccggacgataactgaagaatgtttgggccaaggatcatgaaagttgacagataggttaatcatgaccagcagatgacccctattgattttgaggttagtaggtcaaggttacagtgacctggaacagttaaaccatttcgggacgattacttgagaacacttgggcctaggatcatgtaaCTTgatagatgacccctgttgaatttgaggacaataggtcaaaggtcaaggtcacattgaaccagaacagtagaacttttgtttacagtgagcaaataatttctattttcttgtgcaattactgaatgtatcaaggggggcatttcatgttctatgcgctcttgttttgtctttgtgaccagtgcagaccaagatcagactgcacatccttgctattcagtcagtaaattttcaatgaacaccccttcaaataataaatggtattgcccatattgaaGGATGGACTagcagggcctcctctgggtttttcatacttgtcgccaaccttttcgccaatttgaaaaagttggagccactttagagccatttttgagccaaagttctgagccacttttatttcttttagttggctgtcatagtgtgcatagagaaataaaatattgtaaataatttcattaggaataataacttttgaaggtgtattagtttattgtagaagtaaattcaatttgtagttggataaaaaatgacacaaatcattctctaatttaagaatcatatctatccatgtcagaattaccaatatttcaggactcatttattttcggaaaggaaaattcggatttttttctattctaaaaggtcgagttgaacactcttctaatgatttttaagaagccacggtagcaagtgatatcttccagtttctgaacatttcaatttcaaagaaattaaccaggtCCAGGATGCAAATGAGGCcgatgtgttttaattttcggatccatcgttaaaatctcttatgaaaactgaggaatcaaaaattatcttgcaaaaaagtaacaaattaaatgtatctttcgtacttatttaaaattcgtcagtcatacaactgcatgccacaaacatgacaatcttttttttttgtaaaaaatcgcaacacataaagtacaccgtaatcggcgttaattttggtgaattctcggcagaggtcaaacatacaagctggcagatgttttgattactgattaatcttcaattcacacattattacgcaattatcttctcgaagtgtcaaccaacttcaatagtcgaattgtcaaatacaccgcctagactggttatcgattttattcactaccagcgtctaggtaaacacgtgtatcgggaaccaattcttgggccgcttatatcacttcggaaaaaacaaatgccgaggaaaaaaactatgcgccacttattttcgccagttcgcaaaatttagcgccaaattcttaaaattatcgcaaatggcgacattggcgatcgGCAGCGGAGGCCctgactagtccattttagaaatttagcatggtaaaggttaaaatattagAATGACACTTATGATATCAGCTTGATattttttgatttgtttgtttgtttgttttaggtttaacgccgtttttcaacagtatttcagttatgtaacggcaggcagttaacctaaccggtgttcctggattctgtaccagtacaaacctgttctccgcaagtaactgccaacttccccatattttttgaaggaaatcttttatattattcaaatcaATTTGTAAATTTGCTTAAACTCAGTTCGCTCACCTCACTTTACTCAAAGTCAGTTACCAGACAAATGCATATTGCTCTACCTTCAATAGATTGCAGATGGATGGCTGGAACTGGCTAAACATTCAGTTTAAATCAGCAAAAATCAAAGTACCAATGGCTGGAATAATTTCAGCAGGCCCACTGTTTTTCCAAGCAAATGAAATTGGACTGTatttagaatgtttgttttgcaaCAGATAGCAAATGGTTTTGTTATTTTCAGATTCACTGCCAAGTTCCCTTAAGATGTCATGCAGGGAGGAATATACATGTTCTGGGAGCAGTTAGTAGACTCGGAAAATCATCCATTGTATTTCAACCGAAAAGGAACTATAACAGACATCTTCCTATAAAGCGAACATTTACACCAAAATATGATAAAGATAATGTATCTAGAGACTATGAACTCATATACCAGGCTAATTTAGGGAAGAGGCATTCCAGAACATTTATTTTTCTCGGTGCAGTGGTGCTAGGATATATTGGAATgtttggatacttttatctgttGTTTACAGGACAATGGAAGTTTGACAAGAAAACTACGATTCCAGTAGTAAACATCACCATCCCGAGCCTTACATTACAACTGTCATGTTTTATACTGACCTTTGTTATAATATGGTTAGGTGTGTGTAACAGTTTCTTACGGTTGCCTGTACAAAGAATTTACGAAAGCCCATGTAAGAAAAACTATATaggaattttaaagaaaaatgtatttataacagAAAGAGTAGAATTTGATTTGTCTGAAGTTATTGGTATAAGACCAACAAAaggaaaaatattgaagaatggaaatacaaatataaaaggtCGACGTTGCCTAATTTATGCCGTGGACTTTAGACTTCCTGAAGATTTCAACAAGTTTCTAGGGTATGATCCTGTGGTTCCTGGCCAATAGGAAGTTCCTTTTTCAGATCATTCACGCTGGAAGAATAACAATTTATTATGATAGTTTTATATCTAGCAGTTTATAAATCAATGCAGTTAATGCATGTACTGTTTTGAGGAGTACCAAGAGtatatgtactgtgaaatcattaatatttgtggggaactaattttcatggattttgtggttgagtcaatctacgaaatttaatcccaatgaacaagtaaaatgccaattcattttatgttcaaaagttaaaatccacgaattcatatccccaggaaattgccgttttaataaaaaaaaacgaaatttaatgcccacaaaattaaatgattttacagtataaaaatagatttattcTGTTATGATTATGTAATGGTAATTAGCCCCCatcttgttgaaaaaaaaactggttttgAGGCTATAGAATTTAACTATGCCCATCGGTCTGTTCAATTTATGGCTGTTCAAaatctttgtcattcatgtatAGATTTTCAGATGATTTGGCACAAACAGTTGCAGTTATAAAATGATGTGTTACCTGCAagattaacctttatcctgctatatttctaaaatagacatatCTATTATTCAGTTTCGGCAATACCACTTCATATTCAAGGAGGTGTTCACTGTAAATTAACTGACCATGACCTGCAAAAATGTAAGATGAAATTTAATAGAATACCATTGGATCTACCtgaaatttgcaaaatgttataaatgacacaggcctattttttttttatttaaacataatattaaacaATAATTCTGCAGccgtgaaaagtttcattaaaatctacatcatAGATAAATTTCTATtcacaaatacatttttgtatgtaatcaaaattgTGGTTTTCCAATAGTACTAAGTActtgataattatgtctcccaccacacagtggtgttggagacatattgatttactcctgtctgtgtgtgcgtctgtgactgtgtgtctgtcacaaagcttgtccgcactctaagttgaacatttctcatccgatcttcaccaaactttaataaaatgtgtctgaccataagtcctcggccaagctggataactagccaaatcgacccaggcacttcagaattatgacccttgaattaccaaaaaaaagaAATCAGAACGCATGCGCATTCCAGGAcccaaaacgtaccctatactacttagtagtagtagtatagggtaccttttggcttgatgaatgtgcatgcgctcGGTGTAGTATATGATGCCTTTTGgcttgatgaatgtgcatgcgctctagAAGGGCAAGTcagataatgagccaaatcggcccaggcaaattggcccaggcacttttgggttatgacccttgatttaccaaaaatcagcctttttactcttgtctgcctagaatatttctcatccgatcttcactaaacttgaacaaaatgtgtttgaccataagtcctcggccaagttcgataagcaGCCAAATCAGCCCCagacactttggaattatggcccttgaattaccgaaaatcaggCTTTTTACTCTTGCCCGGactctaaatcaaacatttctcatccgattttcaccaaactttaacaaaatatgtttgaccataagtcctcggccaagttcaataactagccataTCGGCACAGGCACTTCGAAATTATGGCcgttgaattacccaaaatcagcctttttactcttaaaaggtatatttgtagtgagtaaacagtatataaagactgacttactatttagatgacaaggcagttatgggagacatgcacttttcttaaaagcagctctagttatagTATGATATTCTagagttttgaaaaatcagggtttaattaaatgctacattgtagaaaaagattGAACCAGACTTGCAGAACTTATTGCACTATTTCCCATATTTCTTTTATTGCACATTAACCAGTATTTTGTATTCCTTCACTTGTTATACACAAGAAAGAATTAGAAATAAGTGTATAAACCTTTCTATAAATTGACATTTGATGGAGAGCATAGACTTTCATGTTACTAAATGTgaatataaaacattgtattaTAGTTTTAGCAAgatgtttctgaaaaaaagatattttcctAATCTTTTTTTTCAGCAGTTTTAAAACTTCAATATCTAAATGTCAGGGATTATATTGATGAGTTTGAAAATACAGTAATCAGGAATAATCTTCAGTTGTCCACTTGTGATAAAGCTGTATTATAACTGTTTTCTTTCGATAACTTTTTATGAAGTTCTTGTAGAGAAAAAGTAGGTCATCCTTTGTCTTTAAAAAGCTTTAATGAGggaaatttttatgcccccgaagggaggcatatagtttttgaaccatctgtctgtcggtctgtcagtctgtccgcaattttcgtgtccggtccatatctttgtcatcgatggatggattttcaaataacttggcatgaatgtgtaccacagtaagacgacatgtcgcgcgcaagacccaggtccgtagctcaaaggtcaaggtcacacttagacgttaaaggtcatttttcatgatagtgcattcgtgtccggtccatatctttgtcatccatggatagattttcaaataacttggcatgaatgtgcaccacagtaagacgacatgtcgcgcgcaagacccaggtccatagctcaaaggtcaaggtcacacttagacgttaaaggtcatttttcatgatagtgcattcgtgtccggtccatatctttgtcatccatggatggattttcaaataacttggcatgaatgtgtaccacagtaagacgacgtgtcgcgcgcaagacccaggtccgtagctcaaaggtcaagatcacacttagacgttagtcatatttcatgatagtgcattgatgggtgtgtccggtccatatctttgtcattcatgcatggattttaaaattattgggcatgaatgtttaccacagtaagacgacgtgtcgcgcgcaagacccaggtctgtaggtcaaaggtcctaaactctaacatcggccataactattcattcaaagtgccatcgtgggcatgtgtcatcctatggagacagctcttgtttaagttttggTTGAGGAGAGGTGATATTGCAGGTAAATTTTTGGTTGAGAATGATCCTTTCAGGTTCCTGGTTCAGGTTAACAGCAGCACTGCTAGTATTTGTGAacatttttaatatgaaatgtaTACTTTGCCTTTGAAATGTTAATTATTTCCgtttgatgaatttatttgaagaAGAGGGGGTTTattgttttgcttctttttgaTGTGACCCCTAGTAGACCGATAGGTTTCCAGTCGATAATAAAAGAAtgtgtggtcagtagatgatcactattgttttgggggtcactagtaggtctaaggtcaaggtcacagtgaccttgggACTGGAAATAAGTTTCAGCTCAATAAATAAAGAACTCTTTTGCCAACATTTGTCAGACTTCATCGGGTGATTCCATGTGGCCAGTAgataaggtcactgtgacctttagtCAGAAAATGATTTCCGcttaatatcaaaaaaaaaaaaaaatttggtctaCAAGCGTTAAACTTAATAGGTTGATTGCTGGTGAACTGTAAATGACCCCTTTAATTCTTTAGCTcgactttttaaagaaaaagtagagtTGTTGCACTCGCTCCTGCGTCggcgtcgccattggttaaagtttttgataaagtcaaatatctctgttactatgaaagctattgacttgaaactttaaatacttatttactatcaaagtcttcacaggagaaacaatccccataactcttgatttgaattttgacagaattatgccccttcttaacttagaattttaggttaaagtttttgataaagtcaaatatctctgttactatcaaagctattgacctgaaacttaaaaagcttatttactatcaaagtctacaccaggagaaacaatccccataactcttgatttgaattttgacagaattatgccccttcttaacttagaattttaggttaaagtttttgataaagtcaaatatctctgttactatcaaagcttttgacttgaaacttaaaatttcaacttaccatcaaagtctacaccaggagaaacaatccccataactctgtttgaattttgagagaattatgccccttttttgttaaatatttttgataaagtcaaatatctctgttactattaaaacttttgacttgaaacttgaaatagttatttactatcaaagtctacaccaggagaagcaATCC
Protein-coding sequences here:
- the LOC123548609 gene encoding uncharacterized protein LOC123548609, with product MYILGAVMGRQLPSLGQGSIVRCRLLDAKRISKIHCQVPLRCHAGRNIHVLGAVSRLGKSSIVFQPKRNYNRHLPIKRTFTPKYDKDNVSRDYELIYQANLGKRHSRTFIFLGAVVLGYIGMFGYFYLLFTGQWKFDKKTTIPVVNITIPSLTLQLSCFILTFVIIWLGVCNSFLRLPVQRIYESPCKKNYIGILKKNVFITERVEFDLSEVIGIRPTKGKILKNGNTNIKGRRCLIYAVDFRLPEDFNKFLGYDPVVPGQ